From the genome of Camarhynchus parvulus chromosome 4, STF_HiC, whole genome shotgun sequence:
ggcaggaaaaatggCTTATGAAGGAATATGGAGATGattctggaataatttttgCTAAACACAGCTGGAACAGTGCAATGTGTGTCCAGTGGAACTTCCACTAAATGACTCATTCCTTTTGTGCTAACAGTTAGGAAAAGACCAGCAACAATTTCTCCCCAGCAAAGCATGGACAAGTAGCTTCAACTGCAGCTGGATCACTACCACTCACAGTGGGCTACTGGCTGAAGAGGGGAGCTTCCAGAATTAACACGTCAAAATTCTTGTACATCAGGTTTTGTGTCATCATTTTCAAGATATTATTTATTGTGAATGAGTGTTGTGAAGTTATAGACATATATCTTAATGCCATCTTTTGGCtagaaaaaaaccattttttatttatttatttatttatagaaggatatttatttatttatttatttatttatttatttaagacTTTTATGTTTACCTACCTAATAAATGCTTGTTGAAATGTTTTCACTTCGATATTGCTTGTTATTAATTTCCTTGTTGGaacagagaactgaaaaaaagaggaagcctttttttcagtttgtatCACATATGGGGTTCCAAGAAAGGCAAGGGGAGGATCTGAGTTGTGGGAGCCAGAAAATTGAAACAGCATATTGCTGCCTCTGTAAAGTGTATATAATGAGACGAATTATGAAAGTTATCTACTGTCTTCCTCTTTCCTGTCAGTGTTTTCAGAAGTCTGGACGATAAAATTCCCAGATAGTAATGACCACATACTGGGTAGTCACAGAAATCACAAGGCCATAGCAGTGTGGTGCTCTGACAGCACAGCACCTGAGAACATGGCAGTGAACAAGGGTTTTCATTAGCTTAAAGAAACAGGGAAATCTGACAAACATCAAGGGAGTCACTGAGCATCCTCCCTAACTCCAGTTAGGAGGGAGGACTACATCAGGGGAAATCCTAAGAAAGAGAGCTCCAATTATATGGCCTTATATCTACCTGTAACAGAGCAATTTACAGAGGAATGCTGAAATTCAAGCAGCAAACACTTGTGAAGTGGGAAAGTTGagcaaatattttgatatttctttaGGTTTGGTCTTTTCCAATGAGGAGCCACTCCGCATTCTGCACATTCAGCTCATGTTTGCTCATGGTGCAAGATAAAAAGGGAGTTTTTGGCAGTGTTTGAGCAAGTTCTTGTGCAAGAGGACAACTGTTCTGACCACActttcctccctgtccccatatTTGCCCCTGTCCTACTGCATGGCATTGTACAGCCTGCTAGTCCTCAGCATGGGAAGGAGTCAAGGTTTCTCAAGGAGACAGGTTTTGTTCAGACTTGTCTTTCAAGTCTAAGCCTTCCTGTAAATAATCCTGAGGGATTTTTATAAGATATCTTTTTTCAGAGATGTAATTTGGAGATAAGGATGTCTCAAGTATCAGCCAAGAATGGGGAGAGGTTGGGAAAGACCACTTGATCTGCACAGCCATAAAAATCCAGGTGTATCCTGAAGGACTGGCATCAGTTTTAGTGTAATACAGAGAGGCATAACCTTTGCCACCAGCAAAATCCCAGTCAAGTTACTGGGAGCTGAACCACAGCTGAGAAAGGGCTTTTCTCATCAGTTCTTCTGTCCAAAATGTCAGCAGTGGCTGCACTTGTAGGACCCTGGGCAGGGCATCTGCACCTTCCTCCACAGGCTCATGGATGAGATGCTATTCCAAGGGTTAAAATCCCAACATATCACATCTCTGTTCTGTGTGCAGTCACAGAATACCTTCCTTGGAAGCACAACAACCACTCTCATGCTTCCAAAGATGTGTTTTGGTGCTCTTGGAGACTGCTGAGTGAAGCACTGTGGCTCTTCTGACTTCATGTCTACCTTCACCGGACTGGGCTGCTCTTCCTTGTCAGTAGAAGTGACTTATGACATGTGTTTATCTGCTGTCTTAAACACCTGTGATTATTCTAAATGCATGAggttagaaagaaaaacaagcaactTGCTAAGTGTTTATTTTAACCAAGTATCATTACAGCCCTTACTGCCAGATACTTTCTCCTTTCATATTATGAACAGATTAAAGTTTCAGAAGAGCTTAAGTGACTTTGGTGATGATGCCTCAGTCATTTTAAGCTCATCATTTCCTGCTTAATGACTAGAGAGACTTCTCAGTACAGAATAAAGCATCTAAATCCCTTTAGCCAAattgaaaaagacaaaatcatttcagagagcaggagaaacTAGTTGAGTCTTGTCTTCATAAAACACTGACTAAATAACTTCATCCAATTCATATCAAAATATAGTGTGCAAGATTAGGATGAAAAGTTCTTGTAATTGCGCTGAGTAAATGTTTGTGCACAAGGCACTTCAGCATGATGCAAAGAGCTGAACAGAAGTTCTATATTcacagaggaggggaaaagtcTCTTTATTTTGGCTCGGAGAGATGTCTGGTAATGTATTGATTTCCAAGTGCAAGCTTAGCGTTGTTGGCTAATGCCAATATTCCATGAAGAAGTGCAAACAGAAAGTGATGGATAACAACAACAATTTAAAGAATAATTGAAAATATACCGCAGCAAAAGGCAGGAAGGTTTGAAGTGCCACTGAATGGACTCTACAGAAGTTTGGGTTTCTTATGCAACACTCTCCTGTGTTAGGAAACCTGCATGTGCAGAACCCACCTCTCAGCACTCAGGCTGCTGGGAGTGCACCTTTCAGGTATAAAACCTGATGAGAAACAGCACCAGAGCAGGACCTCTGTCAAGAGGAAAATCTGCACAGCAATAGATGGCAAAACTTTTGCTGTCACTTTGGTTCTCTACTTGGTCTCAATGGCAGGGTCAGAAggtaagaaaattatttattaaaaatcatgTAAGCAATTAATCAGTATACACATGCAAATGCAAGTGGGCTTATGCTATGTCCATGATGGCTTTTTGCAAGAGAAGTGCATCCTCAGTAAACTGTCATTCAGAAGTAAAAAGGATCATTTGTACCTGTTAGGATGCTGTGGATGTTTCCAGGAGTAAAATATGCTTCTGTCTGCAAATGAATTTATTCCTATGCCACAATATATGCTTGTCTCTAGATTTTAATAAGTGCTTGAATTAAAAAGGATCTTTTTCCCTAAATATGTCAATAAAGATCTTTTTTTACAAATGACAATTTTAtcctttctgtaattttattctTAGTAGGCAGGTTGATGACAGAGCAAGAATTATCCCGTTTGCAAGAAAGAATAAGGAATATCTTATTCTTATCTGCCATGAGCAGATGATCATGGCAGAACCTCAGCAATCCAAATTTAAATTCAAACGCACCTGCACATcaacagctctgaaaatgcagctgctgtgttGTGCAGATGCAATTACTTTTATCTTAGCATGCAGCAAATTAGAGTGTCTGAGAAACAACAATGAGGCTACAGGAGAGAATGCAGTTTGCTTTACAGGGAGGCAAATAAAAACACTGTTCATGTACCCAGAGATAACAGAATTTTGTTCCACAGATAAGGCCCTGGAGAAGACAGATGAAAGAGGCTCCCAATGCCAGTGCATAAGCACTCATTCCAAGTTCATCCCTCCCAAGACTATTCAGGATGTGAGATTAAGCCAAAGAGGACCTCACTGCAAACATGTGGAAATCATGTGAGCACTTTCCTTCAATAGCACCTTGCTTCCTACAGGAGGAAACAACCCAGCATTTCTCATCCTTTTTACTCAAGTACTTTGAGCAGCAGGATGTTTCCCTAGCAAGCCTCAGAGACATCAAGTATCAGGAATGAGGCCTTATGTCCAAAGGAATAAGCTATTTCCCAGCCAGTGTTACAAGCAGCTTCCAGACAgtattttaattctctttctgTCATCTTACTTATGAGCAACATCAGAGGGGAGAATCAGATTCCCACAACACCGAGCACAATTAATAACTTAGACATGAAGAATCAATAAAAGATACAAGCTTGATCCTCTTGACATGAATTAAAACAGTTTCCTCTGCATGTGGCAAAGTTTGAAAGGCCCCAAGTTATTTCTTCTGTCAGAATTTCACATGGAGCATTTCCCTGTTTGAGGAGTGGGGAATTTGGATTATACTCCATGTGGGCATGAAACAAAAGATACAGTAAGCTTCATTTAAAACCACTCCTGGAACTATTCACAGGAACCAAGGCAGTGCATTCAGTAAACAGAAAGGCTCTGTCAGGCTTTTATGCTTTCACTATGGTTTCTTAAGCAAATAATGGTTATACAATTATACcctctgtgcagcactgcaTGGCATCCTGTTCCACCTCACTAGGCATTGGTAATTTAAGCCAGGCTTggttaaaagaaatatttctaaagatAATTAAGTTCCTGAAAGATCTGCTAAAGAATGGCCAGACAGAGAACTGAAACCAAATAGAAAATTCATTAGGCTCATCATAAGATTATAGCATAAACACCTGTACTGACATCATtcataaaaacccccaaacacataagacaaaaccaaacaagtcCTTCATCTACTTGCTAAGAGAAATTTGCAGCCATTAGCAGAAGTGTGAGGGATACACCTGGCCCTAACTCCTGTGCTCCTTTCCTGGCAGAGCTACGCTGAGAGATGGCAGGGAAGTGTGCGTGGAGCCCGCTGCGCCCTGGATCCAGCTCGCTGTAAAGACTCTTCTGGCCAGGTGAGCTGTTCCCTTTCCTGGAACACCTGCACCTAAAAGCTCATTTTAGAAGGCTACTTAAATTCTTGTCATGCAAATGTTCACCCTCTTCAGGCATAAGTAATTCTTTCCATCAGTTCTCTCTAAAGCAATATTTCTACATGCCTGAGGAGTGAAACCGTTTCCTTTGATATCTTCCTGGTGTGTTAAACAACCCAAAAGACCATGGCTATGATGCCCCTAAACCTCTGCTGACCGACAGCACATTTTGTGTGTTTGACACCTCCAAAAATCAAGGTCTCAAAAACTCACTTCTTCT
Proteins encoded in this window:
- the LOC115903331 gene encoding interleukin-8-like yields the protein MAGSEDKALEKTDERGSQCQCISTHSKFIPPKTIQDVRLSQRGPHCKHVEIIATLRDGREVCVEPAAPWIQLAVKTLLARASDNVESPVKEK